A window of Exiguobacterium sp. Helios genomic DNA:
CACTTGACTACACTTCATATTAACAGAAAGGAGCTAGAACGGAATAGATAAATTATAAATTAAACTATTTTAAAAATACTTAATTGACTATATAAGGTTTTATACGTATTCATTCTACTTAAAAGGAGACTGGAAATTTAATGGACAAATTAACTAAAATCTTAACAATGGCACTAGTACTTTTGCTTCTGACTACCATCGCTTTTCCGTCCTCATTAGTATCGGCTGCATCCGGCGTAACGTTTACGAAAACAATCTATCAAACAACAGATTTATTGAATTTACGTTCGACTGACTCGATCTCTTCGAAAAAATTAACAACGATTCCGAAAAAAACGTCTCTGACGTCCAACTACCGGATCGGGGAATGGTATCGTGTAACACACAATGGCAAGACGGGTTATGTACTCGGTCAATACTTAACGAAAGTCGTCACCGGGACGAACTTTACAAAAACGAATTACCAGACGACAGATGCTTTGTCGTTTCGACAGGCAGCCTCGACGTCTTCGGCACGTCTGTTGACGATTCCCGCGAATACGACGCTCGCATCAAGCTTCCGGGACGGCGATTGGTACAAAGTGACGTATAACAAACAGACCGGTTTTGTATCGGGTGCCTATTTAAAGAAAGCGACGGCATCATCGACAGCTTATACGACGACCGAACGGCTGAACTTCCGGAGTGCCCCGACGACATCCGGTGCCTTATTGATGACGATTCCGAGCAATCAAGTCGTCCAGTCCCTATCCGTCAGTTCGAACTGGCATAAAATCAATTACGGGGGCAAGACCGGATACGTCATCGGTACGTATTTGAAAAAGGGAACAGCTTCCCCTACTGCACCGTCTGCCGGAAATGCGGATTACAGCGGTAGCAAGATGTATGTCCTGATTGATGCCGGCAGCACCGTTGCCTTACGGTCATCCGCTTCCGTCCTCAGCGGACAACTCACTCGTCTCGGCCGCGGTACGCCGGTTGTCGTGACAAACAGTCTTCATAAGACACGTGGTTTTGTTGCTGTCCAAACAGCGGACGGACGACGGGGATATGTCGAAGCCACTTACTTGACGATTTTCCAGCCAAGCCCAACGAATCGTCCCTTGATTGTCCTCGATCCCGGACACGGTGCTTATGATCCCGGTGCTGTCCGGGCAGGGCTCGCAGAACGGGACATCGTCCTGTCCGTCGCGCGTCAAGTCGCCGGTCTTCTACAGGGAAAAGTAGATTTGACGCTGACGCGTTACACAAACGATTATTATCCGTCATTAGGCGAACGGAGTGCGATGGCGAATGCCTTGTCAACGTCACGGTTCGTCAGTATCCATATCAATGCTTCAAATGCCGGTAGTGCGTCCGGTGCGGAAAGTTACTACTATAAGGGAACCACTTCGGTTCAACTCGCCCAGGCGATCCAACAACGGATGACAGGTTATGCCGGTATGCGTGACCGGGGTGTCCATTTCGCTAACTATGCCGTCATTCGGGGGACGCAGGCACCAGCCGTCCTGGCGGAACTCGGTTTCCTATCCAATACGTCTGACCGTGCGAAACTGGCGGATCCCGCTTATCAAGCGCGTTATGCCCGGGCGATTGCCGACGGTATTCTCGCGACACTTTAAGTACTGCAAAAACGCTCATTCCGTTTGTCGGAACGAGCGTTTTTTTATATGACAAAAGGACCGCTCAGGGAAGCGGTCCTTTTGTACTCACATGAAAAGAGATCAATCAGATAAACCTATCTGCCATCAGGGAATGGCGGATGGTCATTAGCGACTAGCTAGGATCTGCTCAAGGGAAAGCAAATCCGTCGAATCGACACGATAGTCTGCCTCATGTAACGTCGTTTCCGGACCGACGCCGACAGCATACATACCCGCTGCGTGAATGGCCGTGATT
This region includes:
- a CDS encoding N-acetylmuramoyl-L-alanine amidase; translation: MDKLTKILTMALVLLLLTTIAFPSSLVSAASGVTFTKTIYQTTDLLNLRSTDSISSKKLTTIPKKTSLTSNYRIGEWYRVTHNGKTGYVLGQYLTKVVTGTNFTKTNYQTTDALSFRQAASTSSARLLTIPANTTLASSFRDGDWYKVTYNKQTGFVSGAYLKKATASSTAYTTTERLNFRSAPTTSGALLMTIPSNQVVQSLSVSSNWHKINYGGKTGYVIGTYLKKGTASPTAPSAGNADYSGSKMYVLIDAGSTVALRSSASVLSGQLTRLGRGTPVVVTNSLHKTRGFVAVQTADGRRGYVEATYLTIFQPSPTNRPLIVLDPGHGAYDPGAVRAGLAERDIVLSVARQVAGLLQGKVDLTLTRYTNDYYPSLGERSAMANALSTSRFVSIHINASNAGSASGAESYYYKGTTSVQLAQAIQQRMTGYAGMRDRGVHFANYAVIRGTQAPAVLAELGFLSNTSDRAKLADPAYQARYARAIADGILATL